One genomic region from Terriglobus aquaticus encodes:
- a CDS encoding pyridoxal phosphate-dependent aminotransferase, whose product MPTDLSRRGLLRLGALSTMALAGTESLISQATPAAPASGAVYLNLNENAFGPSPRVQPAIQQALSQLNRYATADLAAQFTQQVAAYENVSPDQVILGEILGGLGLHLSSTGGPGGEFLYSTPGYLALIDAAAQLGGVGVPVPLNAAGANDLPALQERIGPKTRAVYLINPHNPTGVLNEASAFQSFLRNASQRAPVIVDEAYLEYSTDFRTRSAVTLVREGANVLVFRTFDKIHGLAGLPIGYTLGPKALIATLKQQGLEDAEGLGRLNLAAASAALADPDHIPRVRSTVAAERETWNGVLRDLRLKHTPSAANFVFFDAGRPHDEVAGSMRQQGVVVARAFPPYSTWVRITIGTPQQNAAAQQALRRALA is encoded by the coding sequence ATGCCCACAGACCTTTCCCGGCGCGGCCTGCTCAGGCTGGGCGCACTCTCAACGATGGCGCTGGCCGGAACGGAGAGCCTGATTTCACAAGCGACCCCGGCGGCTCCCGCCAGTGGCGCGGTGTACCTAAACCTGAACGAGAACGCGTTTGGCCCCTCGCCGCGTGTGCAGCCGGCGATCCAGCAGGCCCTCTCGCAACTTAACCGGTACGCCACGGCCGACCTGGCCGCGCAGTTCACCCAGCAAGTCGCCGCATATGAAAACGTCTCTCCGGATCAGGTCATCCTCGGCGAGATCCTTGGCGGTCTCGGGCTTCATCTCAGCTCCACGGGCGGCCCCGGCGGCGAGTTCCTCTACAGCACGCCCGGCTATCTCGCCCTGATCGATGCAGCCGCGCAACTCGGTGGCGTCGGCGTCCCGGTTCCGCTGAATGCCGCCGGCGCAAACGACTTGCCCGCACTGCAGGAACGCATTGGCCCAAAGACGCGCGCGGTCTACCTGATCAATCCGCACAATCCCACCGGCGTCCTGAACGAGGCGTCAGCATTTCAGAGCTTTCTGCGCAATGCTTCGCAACGCGCTCCGGTCATCGTCGACGAAGCTTACTTGGAGTACAGCACCGACTTCCGCACGCGTTCCGCCGTCACACTCGTGCGCGAAGGCGCAAACGTTCTGGTGTTCCGCACCTTCGACAAGATCCACGGCCTGGCGGGCCTGCCCATCGGCTACACCCTTGGGCCCAAGGCACTGATCGCCACGCTCAAGCAGCAGGGACTTGAGGATGCCGAAGGCCTAGGACGCCTGAACCTGGCAGCCGCGAGCGCCGCACTGGCCGACCCGGACCACATCCCTCGCGTACGCTCTACGGTCGCCGCCGAGCGCGAGACCTGGAACGGCGTTCTGCGCGATCTCCGCCTCAAGCACACACCGTCCGCCGCCAACTTCGTCTTCTTCGACGCCGGTCGTCCTCACGACGAAGTTGCAGGGAGCATGCGCCAGCAGGGTGTGGTTGTGGCTCGTGCTTTTCCGCCCTACAGCACCTGGGTTCGCATCACGATCGGCACTCCACAGCAGAACGCCGCGGCGCAGCAGGCCCTGCGGCGCGCCTTGGCCTGA
- a CDS encoding TonB-dependent receptor has translation MLNRSIAPVALAAVLSTGLAMAQTYNGGVRGVISDSSGALVPNAVVTLTDTGTHQIRQTHTDAAGAYAFNALRPATYSLHVEAPSFGAADRTGIALATQDFLTLDVQLAAGAQGETVQVSADAPLVDSSTASISTEFDQRRLEDTPVLGRNPYITAKLSGVFVNTGNPQFIRFADQNGTSQTSIAGGPVATNLYLVDGVPITDTNNRPVVIPSIEAVQDVKLQALTYDAQVGRTGGGVFNTLLRSGTNRVHGSIFGETRQTSWLANDFFANRSGTPRPDSPYYNWGASLGGPVYLPHLYDGRNRTFFWIAAEGYIQTSPYTATFVVPTAAQKTGDFSQTFNADGSLHVIYNPFDTFTDATGTHRRPYARNIITNSNAVGRAIASYYPNAGPDGTFTGTDNVRDHAQQVTAKLDEQVRPWWTLSGSYIFYEALQPLGNPLHTLPGSYSYTYHRQVDAVQVNSTFLVNPTTVITARYGTNRFPNLIAEVSQGFDPANLGFPTSLTNQLQAKFFPTIFLANHDQLGQNTSQLDNWKSQQISATLAKTAGRHNVTTGYEYRRLRMDYQDFGNAPGTYTFSGAFTQADPNNSDGRSGSDVADLLLGTPIAGQIDLTTPLRTYVDYNAAFVQDDWRVHPRLTVNVGLRWEAETGLKEDHNQIAVGFDRVTRTPLSNGAQVTGGILFAGVNGNFRDTGDLSRAKFAPRLGASFQLTPRTVLRGGYGILYAPLRYDPVASLAPGYTQANSYVASINNNLTPANTLSNPYPQGLAQPAGNSAGLLTGLGNSVTTYDQTFHAPRVQQFSAGVERQLAGGIALEAEYIGTRGANLSPSPTGSNAVNFNQLNPTYFSLGASLNDSIPNPYYVPNGPGLIGQPTIARSQALRPFPQFTSVNLFVSSAHSDYNALLIKAEKRAAHGLNLVASFTWSRNRDSSFATANSIQSPGVSAPQNAYDLNAEYSYAVNNVPYQFTAGVIYDLPFGTGERFRTGSRVVDEVIGHWQLNVLPTFQSGFPISVHQTSNPNSSIAGTSVQRPNLVPGASLGTRGSLYSRLNGYINPAAFTASGAFTFGNAPRTLSLRGPGYENWDMSLFKNVPIRDRANVQFRAQLFNAFNTPWFAGPNTALGSSNFGKITAQANFPRYLQLGLHIRY, from the coding sequence ATGCTCAACCGATCGATCGCACCTGTTGCACTTGCTGCTGTTCTCTCCACCGGTCTTGCCATGGCCCAGACCTACAACGGCGGCGTTCGCGGCGTCATCTCCGACAGCAGCGGCGCGCTGGTTCCCAACGCTGTCGTGACCCTTACCGACACCGGCACGCACCAGATCCGCCAAACTCACACCGACGCCGCTGGCGCCTACGCCTTCAACGCGCTTCGGCCCGCCACCTACTCCCTGCACGTGGAGGCACCTAGCTTTGGCGCGGCAGACCGCACCGGCATTGCACTCGCCACCCAGGACTTCCTCACGCTCGACGTGCAGCTTGCCGCGGGCGCTCAGGGTGAGACCGTGCAGGTCTCGGCCGACGCTCCGCTGGTCGACAGCTCCACGGCGTCGATCAGCACGGAGTTCGATCAGCGTCGCCTCGAAGACACACCGGTGCTGGGCCGCAACCCGTACATCACGGCAAAGCTGTCCGGCGTCTTCGTCAACACCGGCAACCCGCAGTTCATCCGCTTTGCCGACCAGAACGGAACGTCGCAGACCTCCATCGCGGGCGGCCCCGTCGCAACCAACCTGTACCTCGTCGACGGCGTGCCGATCACCGACACCAACAATCGCCCCGTGGTCATTCCCAGCATCGAGGCGGTGCAGGACGTGAAGCTGCAGGCGCTCACGTATGACGCGCAGGTGGGCCGCACCGGCGGTGGCGTTTTCAACACGCTGCTGCGTTCCGGCACCAATCGCGTCCACGGCAGCATCTTCGGCGAAACGCGCCAGACTTCGTGGCTTGCCAACGACTTCTTCGCCAACCGCAGCGGCACACCGCGCCCCGACAGCCCGTACTACAACTGGGGCGCATCGCTCGGCGGCCCCGTCTACCTGCCGCACCTGTACGACGGCCGCAACCGCACCTTCTTCTGGATCGCCGCCGAGGGTTACATCCAGACCTCGCCGTACACCGCGACGTTCGTCGTGCCAACCGCCGCGCAGAAGACTGGCGACTTCTCGCAGACCTTCAACGCTGACGGCAGCCTGCACGTGATCTACAACCCGTTTGACACCTTCACGGACGCGACGGGAACCCACCGCCGGCCCTATGCGCGAAACATCATCACCAACAGCAATGCCGTGGGTCGCGCCATCGCGTCGTACTATCCCAACGCCGGCCCGGACGGCACCTTTACGGGCACCGACAACGTGCGGGATCACGCGCAGCAGGTCACCGCAAAGCTCGACGAGCAGGTGCGCCCGTGGTGGACGCTGAGCGGCTCCTACATCTTCTACGAGGCGCTGCAGCCGCTCGGCAACCCGCTGCACACCTTGCCCGGCAGCTACTCCTACACCTACCATCGCCAGGTTGACGCCGTTCAGGTGAACAGCACCTTCCTCGTCAATCCAACCACGGTCATCACCGCGCGCTACGGCACCAACCGTTTCCCCAATCTGATTGCGGAGGTCAGCCAGGGCTTTGATCCCGCGAACCTCGGCTTTCCCACATCTCTGACCAACCAGCTACAAGCCAAGTTCTTCCCGACCATCTTTCTCGCGAACCACGACCAACTGGGCCAGAACACAAGCCAGTTGGACAACTGGAAGTCGCAGCAGATCAGCGCGACACTGGCAAAGACAGCGGGCCGCCACAACGTGACTACCGGCTATGAGTACCGCCGCCTGCGCATGGATTACCAGGACTTCGGCAACGCACCAGGCACCTATACGTTTTCGGGCGCGTTCACCCAAGCCGACCCCAACAACTCCGACGGCCGCTCCGGTTCCGACGTGGCAGACCTGTTGCTGGGCACGCCCATCGCCGGCCAGATCGACCTGACCACGCCACTGCGCACCTACGTGGACTACAACGCCGCGTTTGTGCAGGACGACTGGCGCGTGCACCCGCGCCTTACTGTCAACGTCGGCCTGCGCTGGGAAGCGGAAACCGGCTTGAAGGAAGACCACAACCAGATCGCCGTCGGCTTCGACCGCGTCACTCGCACCCCGCTCAGCAACGGCGCCCAGGTCACGGGCGGCATCCTCTTCGCAGGCGTCAACGGCAATTTCCGCGACACCGGCGACCTGTCGCGTGCCAAGTTCGCTCCACGCCTGGGAGCATCGTTTCAACTCACGCCGCGCACCGTTTTGCGTGGCGGCTATGGCATTCTTTACGCTCCGCTGCGCTACGACCCTGTTGCCTCGCTGGCGCCCGGCTACACACAGGCCAACTCATACGTGGCCAGCATCAACAACAATCTGACTCCGGCCAACACGCTCAGCAACCCCTACCCGCAAGGGCTGGCGCAGCCCGCGGGCAACAGCGCCGGTCTGCTCACCGGCCTGGGTAACTCCGTGACGACGTACGACCAGACCTTTCATGCGCCGCGCGTGCAGCAGTTCTCTGCTGGCGTGGAACGCCAGTTGGCGGGCGGCATTGCCCTGGAAGCCGAGTACATCGGAACCCGCGGCGCAAACCTGTCTCCCTCGCCCACCGGCAGCAACGCCGTCAACTTCAACCAGTTGAACCCGACGTACTTCTCGCTCGGCGCGTCGCTCAACGACTCCATTCCAAACCCGTATTACGTGCCCAATGGGCCAGGCCTCATCGGCCAGCCGACCATCGCGCGATCGCAGGCGCTGCGGCCATTTCCGCAGTTCACCTCGGTCAACCTCTTCGTCAGCTCGGCGCACTCCGACTACAACGCGCTTCTGATCAAGGCGGAAAAGCGCGCCGCCCACGGCCTGAACTTGGTCGCATCGTTCACCTGGTCCCGCAACCGCGACTCATCGTTCGCCACGGCCAACAGCATCCAGAGCCCTGGCGTAAGCGCGCCCCAGAACGCGTATGACCTGAACGCGGAATACTCCTACGCGGTCAACAACGTGCCGTATCAGTTCACGGCCGGCGTCATCTACGATCTGCCCTTCGGAACTGGCGAGCGGTTCCGCACGGGTTCGCGCGTGGTGGATGAGGTAATCGGCCACTGGCAACTGAACGTGCTGCCCACCTTCCAGAGCGGCTTTCCGATCAGCGTGCACCAGACCAGCAACCCGAACAGCTCCATTGCGGGCACCAGCGTGCAGCGGCCCAATCTGGTTCCCGGTGCGTCGCTCGGAACGCGCGGCAGCCTGTACAGCCGGCTCAATGGGTACATCAACCCGGCGGCCTTCACCGCCTCGGGAGCGTTCACCTTCGGCAACGCTCCGCGCACGCTCTCGCTACGTGGCCCCGGCTACGAGAACTGGGACATGTCGCTGTTCAAGAACGTTCCCATCCGCGACCGAGCCAACGTGCAGTTCCGGGCACAGCTCTTCAACGCCTTCAACACACCGTGGTTTGCCGGCCCCAATACCGCGTTGGGCAGCAGCAATTTCGGCAAGATCACGGCCCAGGCCAACTTCCCGCGCTACCTCCAGCTCGGCCTGCACATCCGGTACTGA
- a CDS encoding SOS response-associated peptidase has protein sequence MCGRYKRRSDKQKIAEVFHAAVGDLSDLNFAPDDDIRPTTTQPIIRLNRDSGDRELVPARWGFVPSWHKPGEKFPPTTFNARSEGIEKAGMWRNAFARHRCLVPADSFYEWHKIRAKNNPKYEIAMTNGEPFAFAGLWGAWKNPETGQWLQSYTILTTDPNELMERIHTRMPVILHANNYDRWLSREATDQPPIDLLRPFEADAMVAQLTRNTPEEMFVEPNSR, from the coding sequence ATGTGTGGCCGATACAAACGCCGTTCGGACAAGCAGAAGATTGCGGAGGTGTTCCATGCTGCTGTCGGCGACCTTTCCGATCTGAACTTCGCACCGGACGATGACATCCGGCCCACCACGACTCAGCCGATCATCCGATTGAACCGGGACAGCGGAGACCGGGAGCTTGTGCCGGCGCGCTGGGGGTTCGTTCCGTCTTGGCACAAGCCAGGAGAGAAGTTTCCGCCGACCACGTTCAACGCACGATCCGAGGGCATTGAGAAAGCCGGCATGTGGCGCAACGCCTTTGCCCGGCACCGCTGTCTGGTCCCGGCGGATTCGTTCTATGAGTGGCACAAGATTCGGGCGAAGAACAATCCCAAGTACGAGATCGCGATGACCAATGGCGAGCCGTTCGCCTTTGCCGGACTCTGGGGCGCGTGGAAGAACCCCGAGACCGGTCAATGGCTCCAGAGTTATACGATCCTCACCACGGATCCGAACGAGTTGATGGAACGGATCCACACCCGGATGCCGGTAATCCTGCACGCAAACAACTACGACCGCTGGCTCTCGCGTGAGGCGACGGATCAGCCGCCGATCGATCTGCTGAGGCCGTTCGAGGCGGACGCGATGGTCGCTCAGCTAACCAGGAATACACCGGAAGAGATGTTTGTCGAACCGAACAGCCGCTGA
- a CDS encoding (R)-mandelonitrile lyase, producing MKILRNGSQPSSTGNADWFTGTVRLDQPFAAEEPARLAGALVTFEPGARTAWHTHPLGQTLVVTAGLGWAQREGGPVEEIRPGDVVWFAPGEKHWHGATATTAMTHLALQERENGKAVDWLEKVSDDQYRRE from the coding sequence ATGAAGATTCTCCGCAACGGGTCGCAACCCTCCTCCACGGGCAACGCTGACTGGTTCACCGGTACCGTCCGCCTGGATCAGCCCTTCGCGGCCGAAGAGCCCGCACGCCTCGCCGGAGCCCTGGTTACGTTTGAACCCGGAGCCCGAACGGCCTGGCACACGCATCCGCTCGGCCAGACGCTGGTCGTTACCGCCGGCCTGGGCTGGGCGCAGCGCGAGGGCGGTCCTGTCGAAGAGATTCGCCCTGGCGACGTGGTCTGGTTCGCGCCCGGGGAAAAGCACTGGCACGGTGCCACGGCCACCACCGCCATGACGCATCTCGCCCTGCAGGAGCGGGAGAACGGCAAGGCCGTCGACTGGCTGGAGAAGGTGTCAGACGACCAGTACCGTCGCGAGTAG
- a CDS encoding acyltransferase family protein, whose product MHLSRLDGLRALAILAVMLHHFEIVRGGWVGVDLFFVLSGYLITTGLRKDRRNERFWSRFYLKRVTRILPAAMVAILVAVVAYRPPLKHVLLYVVFLGNLASASSRLAVGHLLNFWSLAVEEHFYFVFPFAVRHMARRALMMLLLAILVLEPVLRVIATSPSHRYTFIYFLTPFRLDGLACGALLAVAMEHAAAAKFLGRFAGLCAVGCAAVFAALSWAMPGRFDREANTHLFNGVGYSLLAAWFVFTLAYVLVRGDSPLSRALTWRPLAFIGTISYGLYLYHQFIHFAIGNATGLSSPRCFLLAFPAAVAVSWVSFYFFERPITEYGRTLAGNRHPAVSAV is encoded by the coding sequence ATGCACCTTTCGCGGCTGGATGGGCTCCGTGCCCTGGCGATTCTTGCAGTCATGCTGCACCACTTCGAGATCGTCCGCGGCGGATGGGTCGGAGTTGACCTTTTCTTTGTGTTGAGTGGCTATCTGATCACGACGGGACTACGCAAGGACCGCAGGAACGAGCGCTTCTGGTCCAGGTTTTACCTGAAGCGCGTCACGCGGATCCTGCCGGCCGCAATGGTGGCCATCCTGGTAGCGGTAGTGGCATACCGTCCGCCGCTGAAGCATGTGCTGCTCTACGTCGTCTTCCTTGGAAACCTGGCCAGTGCCTCGAGCCGGCTGGCGGTCGGGCATCTGCTGAACTTCTGGTCGCTGGCGGTGGAAGAGCACTTCTACTTCGTCTTTCCGTTTGCGGTTCGCCACATGGCCCGGCGCGCCTTGATGATGCTGTTGCTGGCCATCCTGGTGCTGGAGCCGGTGCTGCGCGTGATCGCCACCAGCCCGTCGCACCGCTACACGTTCATCTACTTCCTCACGCCCTTCCGGCTGGACGGTCTGGCGTGTGGCGCCCTGCTGGCTGTGGCGATGGAGCACGCGGCTGCGGCAAAGTTTCTGGGCAGGTTTGCAGGGCTGTGCGCGGTCGGCTGCGCCGCTGTGTTTGCGGCGTTGTCGTGGGCCATGCCGGGGCGGTTCGACCGGGAAGCCAATACTCACCTGTTCAATGGCGTCGGGTATTCGCTGCTGGCTGCCTGGTTCGTGTTCACGCTGGCGTACGTCCTGGTGCGGGGTGATTCGCCGCTGTCGCGAGCGCTGACGTGGCGGCCGCTGGCGTTTATTGGAACGATCAGCTACGGGCTGTACCTGTACCACCAGTTCATCCACTTCGCGATCGGCAATGCGACAGGACTCAGCTCGCCACGCTGCTTTCTGCTGGCGTTTCCGGCGGCGGTGGCGGTCAGTTGGGTGTCGTTTTACTTCTTTGAGCGGCCCATTACGGAGTATGGCCGAACGCTGGCTGGCAACCGGCATCCCGCAGTGTCGGCGGTCTGA
- a CDS encoding asparaginase, whose amino-acid sequence MRRVHILTTGGTMEKRYVEQNGEMRNTEPQIARCLKLLRLPGLEVTVEQLMNKDSLDMTEADRECIADHVATAVAKGLPVLVTHGTDTMVETGKVVAARLPTLRTPVIFTGAMTPLGIEGSDAMQNLTEALLATQLVQPGVFLSFHGEVFPIGTVRKDREHSRFVSTEAARVATEEPQGRG is encoded by the coding sequence ATGCGACGCGTGCATATTTTGACCACCGGCGGCACCATGGAAAAGCGCTACGTGGAGCAGAACGGCGAAATGCGCAACACCGAGCCCCAGATTGCGCGCTGCCTGAAGCTGCTGCGGCTGCCTGGCCTTGAGGTGACGGTGGAGCAGTTGATGAACAAGGATTCGCTCGACATGACCGAAGCGGATCGCGAGTGCATCGCGGACCATGTAGCCACCGCGGTGGCGAAGGGGCTGCCCGTGCTGGTGACCCATGGCACCGACACCATGGTTGAGACCGGAAAGGTGGTTGCCGCGCGCCTGCCCACGTTGCGAACGCCCGTGATCTTTACCGGGGCGATGACTCCGCTGGGCATTGAGGGCTCCGACGCAATGCAGAACCTGACCGAAGCTTTGCTGGCAACCCAACTGGTGCAGCCGGGTGTGTTCCTGAGCTTCCACGGCGAGGTGTTCCCCATTGGCACGGTCCGGAAAGACCGAGAGCACAGCCGCTTTGTTTCGACAGAAGCCGCTCGGGTGGCCACAGAGGAACCGCAAGGCAGAGGTTAG
- a CDS encoding DUF3467 domain-containing protein, giving the protein MADQNEPTIRVSESEDYNDLYANSVQIKMSVWDFHLVFGTMSSASPEEVSFTSKQGIYLSPQQAKALFNILGQNLAQYEATFGELKLEPNYGGNGAAQNGGSIN; this is encoded by the coding sequence ATGGCCGATCAGAACGAACCCACCATTCGCGTGAGCGAGAGCGAAGATTACAACGACCTGTATGCCAACAGCGTGCAGATCAAGATGAGCGTCTGGGACTTCCACCTGGTGTTCGGCACCATGTCGTCGGCGTCGCCGGAAGAAGTCAGCTTCACCTCGAAGCAGGGCATCTACCTGAGCCCGCAGCAGGCCAAGGCCCTGTTCAACATCCTGGGCCAGAACCTGGCGCAGTACGAGGCCACCTTTGGCGAGCTGAAGCTGGAGCCGAACTATGGCGGCAACGGTGCGGCCCAGAACGGCGGATCGATCAACTAA
- a CDS encoding ArnT family glycosyltransferase has protein sequence MDNSTFPVSAAEHDPPDAPTAASKGYSLPWLPLIFAGVYLLHLPLMRLPYYWDEGGYYIPAAWDFWRLGTLIPVSTVRNAHPPLPSVLLAAWWHVTGFHIYSTRLLMCLVTSVALLAVYRLARQTAGQAVAAAVTVLTALYSVWFAQSTLAHADMFAAAATLWALVFYAESFRDGQGASGAARCGAWVAVCFSLAVLSKETAIVTPAALFALEAVRWWQMRRERGGGAAGRRQAWLVAGLAFPVLPLAAWYAYHRAKTGFTFGNPEYLRYNATANLSVTRVLLSLWHRLVHLTVHMNLFVPALLTLATLGLPVLAGRRRLSRSFAVSLVVIICANWVAFSVLGGALLTRYLLPVYPLLLLLFVCEWQRRVAKWWVLAAVTLVAFAAGCVVNPPYPFAPEDNLAYEDMIRLQQQAIQQVVEHRPGATVLSAWPVTADLQRPELGYVTHPVRTAEIQNFTPEEVAKAAQEPGNFDTAIVFSTKYNPPPGGLNWASHTTQADARYFDAHRDLLPAEVARSLGGTVVWQAERHGQWAAVLQFPRSYDARLGTTTPTAALR, from the coding sequence TTGGATAACAGCACCTTTCCTGTTTCTGCCGCTGAACACGATCCGCCCGACGCCCCGACTGCCGCGTCGAAGGGCTATTCCCTGCCGTGGCTGCCGCTGATCTTTGCGGGTGTTTACCTGCTGCATCTGCCGCTGATGCGGCTGCCCTACTACTGGGACGAGGGCGGTTACTACATTCCGGCGGCTTGGGACTTTTGGCGGCTCGGCACGCTCATTCCGGTATCGACAGTGCGCAACGCACACCCGCCGCTGCCGTCCGTACTGCTGGCCGCCTGGTGGCACGTGACCGGCTTCCACATCTACAGCACCAGGCTACTGATGTGCCTGGTGACCAGCGTTGCGCTGCTAGCTGTGTACCGGCTGGCGCGGCAAACGGCCGGCCAGGCCGTGGCCGCGGCTGTGACCGTGCTGACGGCCTTGTACTCCGTTTGGTTTGCGCAGAGCACGCTGGCGCACGCGGACATGTTTGCGGCGGCCGCCACTCTGTGGGCGCTGGTGTTCTACGCAGAGAGTTTCCGGGACGGGCAAGGGGCCTCCGGCGCAGCGCGCTGCGGTGCGTGGGTGGCGGTGTGCTTCAGCCTGGCCGTGCTCAGCAAGGAAACCGCGATCGTGACCCCGGCAGCACTGTTCGCCCTGGAGGCAGTCCGCTGGTGGCAGATGCGCCGGGAGCGCGGTGGTGGGGCTGCAGGGCGTCGGCAGGCGTGGCTCGTCGCTGGCTTGGCGTTCCCCGTTTTGCCGCTGGCCGCCTGGTACGCATACCACCGCGCGAAGACCGGCTTTACCTTCGGCAATCCGGAGTACCTGCGCTACAACGCCACGGCAAATCTGTCTGTGACGCGCGTGCTGCTGTCTCTGTGGCACCGGCTGGTGCACCTGACCGTACACATGAACCTGTTTGTGCCGGCGCTGCTGACACTTGCCACACTTGGCCTGCCCGTGCTGGCAGGCCGGCGCAGGCTTTCCAGGTCGTTCGCCGTCAGCCTTGTGGTCATCATCTGTGCGAATTGGGTCGCCTTCAGCGTTTTGGGCGGGGCCCTGCTGACGCGGTATCTGCTGCCCGTGTACCCTCTGCTGCTTCTGCTGTTTGTGTGCGAGTGGCAGCGCCGGGTTGCAAAGTGGTGGGTGCTTGCAGCCGTGACGTTGGTCGCCTTCGCCGCAGGTTGTGTCGTGAACCCGCCTTATCCCTTTGCGCCCGAAGACAACTTGGCCTACGAGGACATGATTCGGCTGCAGCAGCAGGCTATCCAGCAGGTGGTCGAGCACCGCCCCGGTGCGACTGTGCTGAGCGCCTGGCCCGTGACGGCAGACCTGCAGCGGCCGGAGCTGGGCTATGTGACACACCCGGTTCGCACGGCGGAGATTCAGAACTTCACGCCCGAAGAGGTCGCCAAGGCTGCGCAAGAGCCTGGAAACTTCGACACAGCGATCGTCTTTTCGACGAAGTACAACCCGCCGCCGGGTGGCCTAAACTGGGCGAGCCATACGACCCAAGCGGACGCCCGCTACTTCGACGCGCACCGTGACCTACTACCAGCCGAGGTGGCTCGCTCTCTGGGCGGCACGGTGGTCTGGCAAGCCGAGCGGCACGGGCAGTGGGCGGCGGTCCTGCAGTTCCCGCGAAGTTATGACGCGCGGCTTGGAACGACAACGCCGACCGCAGCGCTGCGCTGA
- a CDS encoding cation-efflux pump — translation MADPVSPDASPQHLQHIKRETALRSVLAASAITLLKVITGVATGSLGMLSEAAHSAIDLIASLMTLLSLRVADRPADEDHTYGHGRVESLSAFVETLFMLASSVWIIYEAVERLLRYRHGEAIALSISPWPVVVLLLSIAVDWTRSQALRRAAQQAHSQALEAEALHFGTDIWSSFAVLLGLVAAYLGQHLGIRQLELADPVAAFLVSAIILHVTWGLARETVDALLDKTPPDTRDAMAAKIAQVPGVVSVNRLRMRRSGGSYFADVTVGMARTITFQRSEQLVAEITRAVQGVLPATDVVVHTIPVADKQESVFDRVRAVAARADLSVHDVSVQQLERGLQLEQHLELPAETLLRDAHETASRLEADIRREIPEIRSITTHIEGEDQAIAHPERVVRDPKLLEDLRATAAQWPEIDDVHDLFGLWHGDKLELSCHCTLPDDMRIDAVHSVISALETAFLREHPSVTRVLIHPEPATDNRR, via the coding sequence ATGGCCGATCCCGTCAGTCCGGACGCCTCCCCGCAGCACCTGCAGCACATCAAGCGTGAAACGGCTTTGCGCAGCGTGTTGGCGGCCTCCGCGATCACGCTGCTCAAGGTCATCACGGGCGTTGCAACCGGTTCGCTTGGCATGCTTAGCGAGGCGGCGCACTCCGCGATTGACCTCATCGCCAGCCTGATGACGCTGCTGAGCCTGCGCGTCGCCGACCGGCCCGCAGACGAGGATCACACCTACGGCCACGGCCGCGTCGAGAGCCTTTCCGCATTTGTGGAAACGCTCTTCATGCTCGCCTCGTCCGTGTGGATCATCTACGAAGCGGTCGAGCGGCTCCTGCGCTACCGGCACGGCGAAGCCATAGCACTCAGCATTTCGCCCTGGCCGGTGGTGGTTCTTCTACTCTCCATCGCCGTTGACTGGACGCGTTCCCAGGCACTCCGCCGCGCCGCGCAACAGGCACATTCGCAGGCGCTGGAGGCCGAGGCTCTCCACTTCGGCACGGACATCTGGTCGTCCTTTGCGGTTCTGCTCGGCCTGGTCGCCGCGTATCTAGGCCAGCATCTCGGCATTCGGCAGTTGGAACTCGCCGATCCTGTTGCGGCATTTCTGGTTTCCGCGATCATTCTGCACGTCACCTGGGGATTGGCGCGCGAGACCGTCGACGCCTTGCTGGACAAGACGCCGCCCGATACCCGAGACGCCATGGCTGCGAAGATCGCGCAGGTTCCGGGTGTGGTCTCAGTGAATCGGCTGCGGATGCGGCGATCCGGTGGCAGCTACTTCGCCGATGTAACCGTCGGCATGGCGCGAACGATCACGTTCCAACGGTCCGAACAGCTCGTCGCGGAAATTACCCGTGCCGTTCAGGGCGTTCTGCCCGCAACCGACGTCGTAGTTCACACCATCCCGGTGGCAGACAAGCAGGAAAGCGTCTTCGACCGGGTGCGTGCAGTTGCTGCCCGAGCGGATCTTTCGGTGCATGACGTCTCCGTGCAGCAACTCGAGCGTGGTCTGCAGTTGGAGCAGCACCTGGAACTTCCCGCCGAAACCCTCCTCCGCGATGCTCACGAGACTGCATCCAGGTTGGAAGCCGACATCCGGCGCGAAATCCCCGAAATCCGCTCTATCACGACCCACATCGAGGGGGAAGACCAGGCGATCGCGCATCCGGAGCGGGTCGTTCGCGATCCCAAATTGCTCGAAGACTTGCGTGCGACCGCAGCGCAATGGCCCGAGATCGACGATGTTCACGACCTGTTTGGTCTTTGGCACGGGGACAAGCTGGAGCTGAGCTGCCATTGCACTCTTCCGGATGACATGCGGATTGATGCCGTGCATTCGGTGATCTCAGCGTTGGAGACGGCTTTCCTCCGGGAACACCCCTCGGTGACCCGTGTCTTGATTCATCCCGAGCCCGCCACCGACAACCGGCGTTGA